Proteins found in one Pseudomonadota bacterium genomic segment:
- a CDS encoding methylmalonyl-CoA mutase family protein, with protein MAVARYIKDEKDRILDVILESGIHVKPSYTPEDLNRTGFDYDKDVADPGQYPYTRGIHPLGYRSRAWTTRQYTGFGSPEETNQRFKLMISHGQTGLNVAFDLPTQMGYDSDDPMSEGEVGRVGMAVDTLRDFEIAFKDIKLDKIGAGLTINAVASIMLAMYQAVGEKYGYDAKVISATPQNDILKEMVGRGAWIFPVEPAVKLIGDTIEYSMTAMPRTNPVSVCGYHIRESGATPAQEIAYAILIANAYIDNVLARGYVVDDFVGRFSFNLNVFGNMWEQVAKFRAARKLWARNLKEKYDVKNPQNLFLRGLFGGGGYGLTKAQPENNIMRGAYYALVAALSGAQTTALCSYDEAYTIPTPHSALLSLRTLQLLMDEMGLRDTVDPLAGSYFIETLTKEMEQKIEEEMEKIEQYGGMIKAVSKGYIQRLVARQAYEVEKGLESGELLKVGVNIYKEGESKEVELHEYNYESAEKQIEDLRQVKKQRSQSDVLHTLKVLESATKEGKNIMPALVECCKAYATVGEMTNIFRQEFGEFQEPALF; from the coding sequence ATGGCAGTTGCTCGCTATATAAAAGATGAAAAAGACCGGATCCTCGATGTAATTCTGGAATCCGGCATCCATGTAAAGCCTTCATATACACCGGAAGATTTGAACCGAACAGGTTTTGATTATGATAAAGACGTTGCAGACCCGGGGCAGTATCCTTACACCAGAGGTATTCATCCGCTCGGATACAGATCCCGGGCGTGGACAACAAGACAATATACAGGGTTCGGCTCCCCCGAAGAAACAAACCAGCGTTTCAAACTCATGATTTCCCATGGCCAGACAGGACTCAATGTCGCCTTTGACCTTCCCACCCAGATGGGCTATGACTCCGACGACCCCATGTCAGAGGGGGAGGTAGGCAGGGTCGGTATGGCTGTTGATACGCTCCGTGATTTCGAAATCGCCTTTAAAGACATAAAGCTGGACAAAATCGGTGCCGGCCTTACCATAAACGCCGTTGCTTCCATAATGCTCGCCATGTATCAGGCTGTAGGTGAAAAATACGGGTATGATGCGAAGGTCATATCGGCTACGCCCCAGAATGATATTTTAAAAGAGATGGTAGGCAGGGGGGCATGGATATTTCCCGTCGAGCCGGCAGTAAAACTCATCGGAGACACGATAGAGTACTCTATGACCGCTATGCCCCGTACAAACCCGGTGAGCGTATGCGGGTATCACATACGGGAATCGGGCGCAACACCAGCCCAGGAAATCGCTTATGCCATACTGATAGCCAATGCATACATAGACAACGTCCTTGCAAGAGGGTATGTTGTTGACGACTTTGTGGGGAGATTTTCCTTCAACCTCAATGTTTTCGGCAACATGTGGGAGCAGGTTGCAAAATTCAGGGCGGCACGTAAACTCTGGGCAAGAAACCTGAAGGAAAAATACGATGTGAAAAACCCGCAAAACCTCTTCCTGCGCGGACTCTTTGGAGGAGGCGGATATGGACTCACAAAGGCGCAACCTGAAAACAACATCATGCGGGGGGCCTACTATGCGCTTGTAGCCGCTTTATCCGGGGCACAGACTACCGCGTTGTGCAGTTATGACGAGGCATACACGATCCCTACACCCCATTCAGCCCTGCTTTCGCTCCGCACACTCCAATTGCTGATGGACGAGATGGGTCTACGTGACACCGTTGATCCTCTTGCGGGGAGCTATTTCATCGAGACCCTCACAAAGGAGATGGAACAGAAGATTGAGGAAGAGATGGAAAAGATAGAACAATATGGCGGCATGATAAAAGCAGTCTCCAAGGGCTATATCCAGAGACTTGTTGCGCGCCAGGCATACGAGGTGGAAAAAGGACTTGAATCCGGTGAACTTTTAAAGGTGGGAGTAAATATATACAAGGAAGGTGAATCAAAAGAAGTTGAACTCCACGAATATAACTATGAATCAGCAGAAAAACAGATAGAGGATCTCAGACAGGTAAAAAAACAAAGGTCGCAGAGCGATGTTCTCCACACTTTAAAGGTACTTGAGTCAGCAACAAAGGAAGGTAAAAACATCATGCCCGCTCTTGTGGAATGCTGTAAGGCATACGCAACAGTGGGTGAGATGACAAATATTTTCAGGCAGGAATTCGGAGAGTTTCAAGAGCCTGCGTTGTTTTGA
- a CDS encoding GntR family transcriptional regulator: MVDEEQTLRKGRFLREQVHKKLKESIINGILPPNKRLIEEKIAAEAEMSRTPVREAIQKLEKEGLIHKLPRGGYAVNVVTVEDVDDVFGLRSVIEGYAAYLATLRATGEDIAVLEEIVKKEEKNLKEKRYDEIIELNTTFHEKLYKIARSSKLYAMIYDLRDYIHRFRVIILSYQDFVEISINDHKDMIALMKVKDATRVEKLVRKHITRGKNLLKKRIKRGNVKHGSGKKGAAGG; the protein is encoded by the coding sequence ATGGTTGACGAAGAACAAACATTAAGAAAAGGAAGATTTTTACGTGAACAGGTACACAAAAAACTGAAAGAGAGCATAATAAACGGGATTCTTCCGCCGAACAAACGACTGATTGAGGAAAAGATTGCGGCAGAAGCGGAAATGAGCAGAACTCCTGTAAGGGAAGCCATTCAAAAACTTGAAAAAGAGGGTCTTATCCATAAGCTCCCCAGAGGCGGCTATGCCGTAAACGTTGTGACGGTAGAGGACGTAGATGATGTCTTCGGCCTTCGTAGCGTTATTGAAGGGTATGCAGCGTATCTTGCAACGCTGAGGGCAACCGGCGAGGACATAGCGGTTCTTGAAGAAATAGTAAAGAAGGAAGAAAAAAACCTGAAGGAAAAGCGTTACGATGAGATTATAGAGCTGAACACAACTTTTCATGAAAAACTCTACAAGATAGCCAGAAGCTCAAAGTTGTATGCTATGATATATGACCTGCGAGATTATATTCATCGTTTCAGGGTCATAATCCTTAGTTACCAGGACTTTGTGGAGATATCTATTAATGACCATAAGGATATGATTGCCCTGATGAAGGTAAAGGACGCAACACGCGTCGAGAAGCTTGTCCGTAAGCATATCACAAGGGGCAAGAACCTGTTGAAGAAGAGGATTAAACGGGGCAATGTAAAACATGGATCTGGCAAAAAAGGTGCTGCAGGGGGATGA
- a CDS encoding cobalamin B12-binding domain-containing protein, with amino-acid sequence MHEKSIKVLIAKPGLDGHDRGAKVVSHALKEAGMEVIYSGLHKTIDQIVRIALQEDVDIIGLSIMTGAHIPIVEKLMKKMREEDIIGKTVFVGGVIPAKDVSKLKGLGVAGVFPGGTPLSETIEFIKTHMKKA; translated from the coding sequence ATGCATGAAAAAAGTATAAAAGTTTTGATTGCGAAGCCGGGGCTGGATGGCCACGATAGAGGGGCAAAGGTAGTTTCTCACGCGCTCAAAGAAGCCGGCATGGAGGTTATCTATTCGGGACTCCACAAGACAATTGACCAGATTGTTCGTATTGCACTTCAGGAGGATGTTGACATCATCGGGCTTTCTATTATGACCGGCGCGCACATCCCGATTGTCGAGAAACTGATGAAGAAGATGCGCGAAGAAGACATTATTGGTAAAACAGTCTTTGTGGGTGGCGTGATCCCCGCGAAAGATGTTTCCAAACTGAAAGGGCTCGGTGTTGCAGGCGTTTTTCCCGGTGGGACCCCTCTTTCCGAAACGATAGAGTTTATAAAAACTCACATGAAAAAGGCATAG
- a CDS encoding MFS transporter, which yields MAVMVLLGFASGLPLPLTSGTLQAWLTIAGTDLRTIGIFSLVGIPYTIKFLWSPLMDRFVPPWLGRRRGWIILTQLVLMIGIGIMGVISPRHAPLMLATLAFIVAFTSASQDIVVDAYRTDVLPVVERGIGVAVFLTGYRIAMLVAGALALILSEHIGWQRTYLLMAGLMIIGMLGTFAGQEPDSNIAPPKSLEEAIWGPLKDFFSRRLALVFMLLIILYKLGDAYAGTLTTAFLLRGVGFTPTEVGTINKGMGLIATIIGALFGGALMIKLGLYRSLMAFGLLQMVSNLSFMVLAWTGKNYFMMIFAIAFENLAGGMGSTAFVALIMALCNKSYSATQFALLSSIAALGRVFISPSAGYVVEYTGWATFFFLTTLTALPGLVLLWWLQGEIALLKKD from the coding sequence ATGGCAGTGATGGTTCTGCTGGGCTTTGCCTCAGGGCTGCCCCTTCCTCTCACAAGCGGAACATTGCAGGCGTGGCTGACCATTGCCGGGACAGACCTCCGCACTATAGGCATCTTTTCTCTGGTAGGTATCCCCTATACAATAAAATTCCTGTGGTCGCCGCTAATGGATCGTTTTGTGCCGCCATGGCTGGGACGTAGACGCGGCTGGATAATCCTTACGCAACTTGTTTTAATGATCGGCATAGGGATCATGGGTGTTATTTCGCCCCGCCATGCCCCGCTCATGCTTGCAACGCTTGCCTTCATTGTTGCCTTTACCTCTGCTTCTCAGGATATTGTTGTTGATGCATACAGAACCGATGTGCTCCCTGTTGTTGAGCGCGGCATTGGTGTTGCCGTTTTCTTAACCGGTTACCGCATTGCCATGCTTGTTGCCGGGGCACTGGCGCTTATATTGTCGGAACATATCGGCTGGCAGAGAACCTACCTTCTTATGGCAGGATTGATGATAATCGGCATGCTCGGAACGTTTGCAGGGCAGGAACCTGATTCAAACATAGCGCCGCCCAAAAGCCTTGAAGAGGCAATATGGGGACCGCTGAAAGACTTTTTTTCCCGCCGTTTAGCCTTAGTCTTTATGCTGCTGATTATCCTCTACAAGCTGGGGGATGCCTATGCAGGAACTCTGACAACCGCCTTTTTGTTGAGGGGAGTCGGCTTTACTCCAACTGAGGTCGGCACGATCAACAAGGGCATGGGGCTTATTGCAACAATCATCGGCGCCCTTTTCGGCGGTGCCCTCATGATAAAACTCGGGCTCTATCGCTCACTCATGGCCTTCGGCCTCCTCCAGATGGTGTCCAACCTGTCATTCATGGTTCTTGCCTGGACAGGGAAAAATTATTTTATGATGATCTTTGCCATAGCCTTTGAAAACCTGGCAGGCGGCATGGGCTCGACAGCCTTTGTTGCGCTTATCATGGCCCTGTGCAACAAGAGCTACAGCGCTACCCAGTTTGCCCTGCTTTCATCCATTGCCGCTCTCGGAAGAGTTTTCATCTCGCCTTCGGCGGGCTATGTGGTAGAATACACCGGCTGGGCAACCTTTTTTTTCCTTACAACCCTTACCGCCCTTCCCGGACTGGTGTTGCTCTGGTGGCTGCAGGGAGAGATTGCCTTGCTGAAAAAGGATTAA
- a CDS encoding hydantoinase/oxoprolinase family protein, which yields MTDKHYRLGCDIGGTFTDFVLLNDRTGRIQTDKRLTTPHDPSEAVGKGIKALGASTPDFVAKLDELIHGTTLVINSIIERKGARTGLITTKGFRDVLEIGRELRYAPYDIFAEFPKPLIPRRYRIEVDERVRSDGSILKALDPGDARRAVRTLLDMGVESIAVCLINSFENPSHEFMLREIIAREAPDVSISISYHVLPQIKEYERTSTTVTNAYVKPLTGRYLSNLAERLKRIGFKGKLFIMLSSGGVTSVETAAEFPVRIIESGPTAAVIAGQYYGRHFNVSEMFCFDMGGTTAKSCLIQKGVAGIVPTFEVGRVQRFMKGSGLTIQVPVVDLMEIGAGGGSIAKVSKLGTLQVGPESSGAVPGPICYGRKGTDPCVTDADLLLGYLDENYFLGGKMKLDKESARHGVEEKIAGPLGVSFIQAVWGIHDLINETMAAAAKTHIAEKGGNPGVVTIAAFGGAGPVHAYGLAKKLGVPRMMVPPNSGVGSAMGFFTAPRAFDLLRSHKVSLNNVGFDEIEGIFKGLEGDAFQILRKEEADEVIRYERSLDMRFVGQGAEINIPLPVGDFTNFQGADIRRYFDDVYKKLYGRTYPESEVEFINFKVRASLPERLLQLPKVDKKKGQTLNAAIKRQRLAYSPIARAFIPFTVYDRYKLFPGARFTGPAIIEEKESTLIVGEDGHISTDEFGFLWIDIGGI from the coding sequence ATGACAGACAAGCACTACCGGCTGGGCTGCGACATTGGCGGCACATTCACCGACTTTGTCCTGTTGAATGATCGAACAGGCCGGATTCAGACCGATAAGCGTCTGACTACACCGCATGACCCTTCGGAAGCTGTTGGAAAGGGGATAAAAGCCTTGGGTGCCTCCACACCGGACTTTGTGGCAAAGCTCGACGAACTGATACACGGAACGACCCTTGTCATCAATTCCATTATCGAGAGGAAGGGTGCCAGGACAGGACTTATTACAACAAAGGGATTCAGGGATGTCCTGGAAATAGGCCGTGAACTGCGCTATGCGCCTTACGATATTTTTGCCGAATTTCCCAAGCCTCTTATACCAAGGAGATATCGCATTGAAGTGGATGAAAGGGTCCGAAGCGACGGGAGTATCCTGAAGGCCCTGGACCCGGGAGACGCGAGGCGAGCTGTGCGAACACTCCTCGATATGGGTGTTGAGTCAATTGCTGTCTGTCTCATTAATTCATTTGAAAACCCCTCCCATGAATTCATGCTCAGGGAGATCATCGCCCGTGAGGCCCCGGACGTCTCCATCTCCATTTCATACCATGTTTTGCCGCAGATAAAAGAATATGAAAGAACGAGCACAACCGTTACCAACGCTTATGTCAAGCCACTTACAGGGCGTTACTTGTCTAATCTGGCTGAGCGGCTGAAGCGCATCGGTTTTAAGGGCAAGCTTTTTATCATGCTCAGCAGTGGCGGTGTTACCTCTGTGGAAACAGCGGCCGAGTTCCCTGTAAGGATTATCGAGTCCGGGCCCACAGCGGCAGTCATTGCAGGTCAATACTACGGCAGGCACTTCAATGTCTCCGAAATGTTCTGCTTTGATATGGGAGGTACAACGGCAAAATCGTGTCTGATACAGAAAGGGGTTGCCGGTATCGTACCGACTTTTGAGGTGGGACGCGTACAAAGGTTCATGAAGGGAAGCGGTCTCACAATCCAGGTGCCCGTAGTAGACCTTATGGAGATTGGCGCCGGCGGCGGCAGTATTGCCAAAGTAAGTAAGTTGGGCACGCTTCAGGTCGGACCGGAAAGTTCCGGGGCAGTGCCCGGGCCTATCTGTTACGGAAGAAAAGGCACGGATCCCTGTGTAACCGATGCCGATCTTCTGCTGGGCTATCTTGACGAGAATTATTTTCTCGGAGGGAAGATGAAGCTCGACAAGGAAAGCGCGCGGCACGGCGTCGAAGAGAAGATAGCAGGGCCCCTCGGTGTTTCCTTTATACAGGCTGTCTGGGGGATCCACGATCTCATCAATGAAACGATGGCGGCGGCGGCCAAGACACACATTGCCGAAAAAGGCGGAAATCCCGGAGTTGTAACGATAGCAGCCTTCGGCGGGGCAGGCCCGGTTCATGCCTATGGCCTTGCAAAGAAACTGGGGGTACCCAGGATGATGGTGCCGCCGAATTCAGGCGTAGGTTCAGCAATGGGTTTTTTCACCGCCCCCCGTGCATTTGATCTGCTGCGCAGTCACAAAGTTTCTCTGAATAATGTTGGATTTGATGAAATAGAAGGTATCTTCAAAGGTCTTGAAGGAGACGCCTTTCAAATACTCAGGAAAGAGGAAGCGGATGAAGTCATCCGATATGAGCGGTCTCTTGACATGCGTTTTGTGGGTCAGGGTGCGGAAATCAATATACCCTTGCCTGTCGGGGATTTTACAAATTTCCAGGGAGCTGATATCCGACGTTACTTTGACGATGTCTATAAAAAACTCTATGGAAGGACATATCCTGAATCCGAAGTGGAATTTATCAATTTCAAGGTAAGGGCCAGTCTTCCCGAGAGGCTCCTGCAACTACCCAAAGTTGATAAAAAGAAGGGACAGACTCTTAATGCCGCAATTAAGCGACAGCGCCTTGCATACTCACCTATCGCGCGGGCATTCATTCCTTTTACTGTATACGACAGGTACAAACTCTTTCCCGGTGCCAGGTTCACCGGGCCGGCCATCATTGAAGAAAAGGAGTCAACTCTTATCGTGGGTGAGGATGGCCATATATCGACAGATGAATTCGGGTTTCTGTGGATTGATATCGGAGGGATATGA
- a CDS encoding peptidylprolyl isomerase, with the protein MKGDKKMANPQLTATINTAKGNIRLTLFPDKTPLTVLNFVNLSKRGFYDGLSFHRVIPDFMIQGGCPIGNGTGGPGYRFKDEFSKDLRHSKPGMLSMANAGPGTNGSQFFITHVPTAWLDDKHAIFGQVVDEEDQKVVNSIAGGDKIISITIDGDYEALVEQYKDQLDSWDKTLGNTGKQ; encoded by the coding sequence ATGAAAGGTGATAAGAAAATGGCAAATCCCCAGTTAACGGCAACAATTAATACGGCAAAAGGCAATATCAGGCTGACCCTTTTCCCGGACAAGACCCCCTTAACAGTTCTCAACTTTGTAAATTTATCCAAAAGGGGTTTTTATGACGGTCTTTCTTTCCACAGGGTAATACCGGATTTCATGATCCAGGGAGGATGTCCTATAGGCAACGGTACAGGCGGACCGGGATACCGCTTTAAAGATGAGTTTTCAAAAGATTTAAGGCACAGCAAACCGGGTATGCTTTCTATGGCAAATGCAGGCCCTGGTACAAACGGAAGCCAGTTTTTTATTACCCATGTGCCGACAGCCTGGCTGGACGATAAGCACGCCATTTTCGGGCAGGTTGTAGATGAAGAAGATCAGAAGGTTGTAAATAGTATTGCCGGTGGGGATAAGATTATTTCCATTACCATAGACGGCGATTACGAGGCACTGGTAGAACAGTACAAAGATCAGCTTGATAGCTGGGACAAGACACTGGGAAATACCGGGAAACAATAG
- a CDS encoding CaiB/BaiF CoA-transferase family protein: MEDYEIFKNVTILSLEQATVLPFLTYRLSLEGTRVIRMEHPVYGDPNRRVGENRLNEDRMYTYFLAINCNKKAITLDLAVPEAQDIFRKILIDLNVDIFATNQLPKNYKKLGIDYETISAIKSNIIWVGLTGFGPESNEAAYDPILQARSGLMDITGDRNGPPYVLGVPLPDMGTSEHAYGLIMKALYKRAITGEGSRIDVSMFQSTVSWLTVPITQTKSFNKKIKRRGNTHEFFAPVSVYKTKDGYVYIAVGNDMQWERMLKMGGFEALEKPEYARNEGRIKDVDNLNRAIEEATVRFGTNELIGLFTNATIPISKVNTIEEVLEDPYIKDEILSSTDERSGTTIYLAPQPLTTSYVKSLNRILPFPPRFGEHNEEIYCKKLGISVEHLEQLKAKGVV, encoded by the coding sequence GTGGAAGATTACGAAATATTTAAGAATGTTACCATACTTTCTCTTGAACAGGCAACGGTCTTGCCATTTCTGACTTACAGATTATCACTGGAAGGAACAAGGGTAATCAGGATGGAACACCCTGTTTATGGAGACCCCAACAGGCGGGTCGGGGAAAACAGACTCAACGAAGACAGGATGTATACTTATTTTCTTGCCATCAACTGTAATAAAAAGGCAATAACTTTAGACCTCGCAGTGCCTGAAGCACAGGATATTTTTAGAAAAATACTTATTGATCTGAATGTTGATATATTTGCCACAAATCAGCTTCCAAAAAATTATAAAAAACTTGGCATTGATTATGAAACAATAAGTGCCATAAAAAGTAACATTATATGGGTGGGGCTTACAGGCTTCGGCCCCGAGAGCAACGAGGCTGCATACGATCCCATTCTGCAGGCAAGAAGCGGGCTCATGGATATTACCGGCGATAGAAACGGTCCTCCTTATGTGCTTGGAGTTCCTCTTCCCGATATGGGCACGAGTGAGCACGCCTATGGGTTAATTATGAAGGCATTATACAAAAGAGCAATAACAGGGGAAGGCTCAAGGATAGATGTCTCAATGTTTCAGAGCACTGTTTCCTGGCTGACCGTGCCTATTACCCAGACCAAATCCTTTAACAAAAAGATCAAAAGAAGGGGGAATACCCACGAGTTCTTTGCGCCTGTAAGTGTATATAAAACAAAGGACGGTTATGTATATATCGCTGTAGGGAACGACATGCAATGGGAGAGGATGCTGAAGATGGGCGGCTTTGAAGCCCTTGAGAAACCCGAATATGCAAGAAACGAGGGAAGGATAAAAGATGTTGATAATCTTAACAGGGCCATAGAAGAAGCTACGGTGAGATTCGGGACAAATGAGCTAATCGGTCTTTTTACCAACGCTACCATTCCTATTTCAAAAGTGAATACAATCGAGGAAGTGCTGGAGGACCCGTACATAAAAGATGAGATCCTTTCTTCAACAGACGAAAGATCGGGCACAACAATCTACCTTGCTCCACAGCCACTTACAACAAGCTACGTGAAATCCCTTAACAGGATATTGCCCTTCCCGCCAAGGTTCGGAGAACATAACGAGGAAATCTATTGCAAAAAGCTTGGTATTTCTGTAGAACATTTAGAACAATTGAAGGCTAAGGGGGTCGTCTGA
- the meaB gene encoding methylmalonyl Co-A mutase-associated GTPase MeaB, whose protein sequence is MDLAKKVLQGDEKSAARLISMIEEGGDEGHRAISLLFPHTGKAHIIGVTGTPGAGKSTLINKLAVNFAGKGKKVGIIAVDPTSSKDNGALLGDRLRMRDAEKTEGIFIRSMANRGYPGGISQATAGAVYVLEALGKEIIMVETVGAGQTDMQIYFLCNTIITILTPDYGDEIQLMKAGLLETGDIVAINKTDNIRAEDISTDIAAYICQTKTKGWQTPVLTVQAKEGSGIESLIDAINAHFVYLNKNTHGKDLKKEKLKILMFALLKEEIWKNALNAWAGDKRFEGIVKKLQKREIDPYAAARKALKITGL, encoded by the coding sequence ATGGATCTGGCAAAAAAGGTGCTGCAGGGGGATGAGAAAAGCGCAGCGCGTCTGATCTCCATGATAGAAGAGGGTGGTGATGAAGGACACAGGGCAATCTCGCTTCTATTTCCCCACACAGGAAAAGCACATATAATAGGGGTAACAGGCACGCCCGGTGCAGGGAAGAGCACCCTCATTAACAAGCTTGCCGTAAACTTTGCCGGTAAGGGGAAAAAGGTAGGGATCATTGCCGTTGACCCTACAAGCTCGAAAGATAACGGGGCTCTTCTTGGAGATCGTTTAAGGATGAGGGACGCCGAGAAGACGGAGGGTATTTTTATACGATCCATGGCAAACAGGGGCTACCCCGGAGGGATTTCACAGGCGACAGCGGGCGCGGTATATGTCCTCGAAGCCCTCGGTAAAGAGATTATTATGGTGGAAACGGTCGGTGCCGGTCAGACCGATATGCAAATATATTTCCTGTGCAATACGATAATTACCATTTTAACACCGGACTACGGCGACGAAATCCAGTTGATGAAGGCAGGGCTTCTTGAAACAGGCGATATTGTCGCAATCAATAAGACCGACAATATCCGCGCCGAAGATATTTCAACAGATATTGCAGCATATATCTGTCAGACTAAAACAAAGGGCTGGCAAACCCCTGTTTTAACAGTACAGGCAAAGGAAGGCAGCGGCATAGAAAGCCTTATTGATGCCATTAACGCACATTTTGTTTACCTAAATAAAAATACCCACGGCAAAGACCTTAAAAAAGAAAAATTAAAGATACTCATGTTTGCCCTTCTAAAAGAAGAAATATGGAAAAATGCCCTCAATGCATGGGCTGGAGATAAGCGCTTCGAGGGTATAGTAAAAAAACTGCAAAAAAGAGAAATTGATCCATATGCTGCTGCCCGGAAGGCGTTAAAGATAACCGGGCTTTAG
- a CDS encoding P1 family peptidase yields the protein MKEIGFNEIEGIMVGHANDLEAATGVTVIISEQGATTGVDVRGGAPGTRETDLLNPVNLVQKIHAVMLAGGSAFGLDAAAGIMQYLEERKIGFDVKVTKVPIVCGAALFDLTIGDYSIRPDKKMGYQACVNADSKDVGQGNVGAGTGATVGKIMGMERAMKSGLGSYALQAGDLKVGALVAVNCLGNVIDPVTGENLAGPLDEDMLIVTDTEEIMIKSYAEKKDLFSGNTTIGIIVTNAAFTKAQAAKLASMAQNGYARTMRPAHSMFDGDTIFAMATGFVEADLTVVGFLAARAMERAVVAAVKNAESLCGFRCYADLKSRTSFK from the coding sequence ATAAAAGAAATAGGTTTTAATGAAATCGAAGGCATTATGGTCGGTCATGCAAATGACCTGGAAGCGGCAACGGGTGTCACTGTTATCATAAGTGAGCAAGGCGCTACAACAGGGGTGGATGTAAGAGGCGGCGCTCCCGGAACCAGAGAAACTGACCTCCTGAATCCTGTCAACCTGGTGCAAAAAATTCATGCCGTCATGCTGGCAGGAGGCAGCGCTTTCGGGCTGGATGCTGCTGCCGGTATCATGCAGTATCTTGAAGAAAGGAAAATCGGCTTTGATGTCAAAGTAACGAAAGTTCCCATTGTTTGCGGTGCCGCCCTATTTGACCTCACAATCGGTGATTACAGCATCAGGCCTGACAAAAAGATGGGGTATCAGGCATGTGTGAATGCCGACAGCAAAGATGTCGGGCAAGGAAATGTGGGCGCAGGCACCGGAGCTACAGTGGGTAAAATTATGGGCATGGAGCGGGCAATGAAGAGCGGCCTGGGGAGTTATGCACTTCAGGCAGGAGATTTGAAAGTCGGCGCCCTTGTTGCCGTGAACTGTCTGGGCAATGTCATTGATCCGGTTACAGGAGAAAACCTTGCAGGACCTCTTGATGAAGATATGCTCATTGTGACTGATACCGAAGAAATCATGATCAAATCCTATGCTGAGAAAAAGGATCTTTTCAGCGGCAATACAACCATCGGTATTATAGTAACAAACGCCGCCTTTACCAAAGCACAGGCAGCCAAGCTGGCCTCCATGGCGCAAAACGGGTATGCCAGAACAATGAGGCCTGCCCACTCCATGTTCGACGGCGACACAATATTTGCCATGGCAACCGGCTTCGTTGAAGCCGATCTCACCGTCGTGGGTTTTCTGGCGGCAAGAGCAATGGAAAGAGCTGTTGTTGCAGCAGTAAAAAACGCCGAATCCCTCTGCGGTTTCAGGTGTTATGCCGACCTTAAATCCCGAACGAGCTTTAAGTAA